The following are encoded together in the Malaya genurostris strain Urasoe2022 chromosome 3, Malgen_1.1, whole genome shotgun sequence genome:
- the LOC131438671 gene encoding large ribosomal subunit protein mL39 yields the protein MSPKMYSLSQMFTKFHPKAIRYFSSATKLHRSASALFTEEQQRQKDKIGRIEKIEIRYLGTPTDTTLVMNRGLSTPYDCARHIGEKYCRFSALALLDNQTAWDMRRPLEESCTLQLLNFTSPEPHIANKAFWRSCSFLLGAVLHHSLKHDAGLLLHSFPKPMIRTGSFVYDIGLSKTDWKPSLQELRALSMSMIKLSQQDLPIERLDITSEIALEMFRENLYKQEQIPNIAAQNNGYITVYRVGDHVDISKGPMISSTGLLGKCTIAVVHGVPRSESDKLSLYRVQGVALPVGLNLNHFAYGILEDRAKKMNPARLPNEPYEESLMEHVA from the exons atgtcgcCAAAAATGTACAGCTTATCTCAGATGTTTACTAAATTCCATCCCAAGGCAATCA GGTATTTCTCATCCGCTACTAAACTACATCGGTCAGCCAGTGCATTGTTCACAGAAGAGCAACAGCGGCAGAAAGATAAAATTGGACGCATTGAGAAGATTGAGATCCGTTATCTCGGCACACCAACAGACACTACTTTGGTGATGAACCGAGGTCTTTCAACACCTTATGACTGTGCTCGAC ACATTGGCGAAAAATATTGTCGATTTTCCGCCTTGGCATTGTTGGACAACCAGACCGCATGGGATATGCGACGGCCACTCGAAGAGTCATGCACTCTGCAATTGTTGAACTTCACATCCCCCGAGCCACACATAGCAAATAAAGCCTTCTGGCGATCATGTTCGTTTCTTTTAGGTGCGGTGTTGCATCATAGTTTAAAACACGATGCCGGACTGTTACTGCATAGCTTTCCAAAACCGATGA TAAGAACTGGAAGTTTTGTTTACGATATAGGTCTTTCAAAAACTGATTGGAAACCATCGCTACAGGAACTGCGAGCACTTTCGATGTCCATGATTAAACTTTCACAACAGGACCTTCCTATCGAACGCTTGGATATTACCAGTGAAATCGCTTTGGAAATGTTCCGTGAGAATCTGTATAAACAAGAACAAATACCAAACATCGCTGCCCAGAACAATGGCTATATAACCGTTTACCGAGTTGGAGATCATGTGGATATCAGTAAAGGTCCAATGATCAGTTCTACCGGGCTGCTGGGAAAGTGTACGATAGCTGTCGTACATGGAGTGCCACGCTCAGAATCGGATAAACTTTCGCTTTATCGCGTGCAGGGCGTTGCCTTGCCAGTTGGTCTGAATCTAAATCACTTTGCATACGGAATCCTGGAGGATCGAGCCAAGAAAATG aatccagCAAGACTTCCAAATGAACCCTACGAGGAAAGTTTAATGGAACATGTGGCGTGA